GCTTCCCGTAGAGACGCAAAATTTTGCGTCTCTACCACCACCGCTATCATCTGCTGGAAACTGGTTTTCCAGCCCCGTCAGGCGGATCACTTGCTGGTCAATATGCCCGTCGGTGCTGAGAATCGCGGCACGTTCCATGCAGTTTTCCAACTCGCGCACATTGCCCGGCCAGCCGTGGTGCATGAGCGCACGGATGGCACTGTCGCCAATATCCAGCGGTCGCGCTTGCTTGTTGCTGATTTTATTGACCAGAAAGCGGGCAAGGTCGGGGATGTCTTCCAGCCGTTCGCGTAACGGCGGCATAATGATCGGCATCACGTTGAGGCGGTAATACAGGTCTTCGCGGAACTCGCCCGCCCGCACTTCCTGTTCCAGATTGCGGTTGGTGGCGGCGATGACGCGCACATCCACGTTCAGGGTTTTGCTGCCGCCGACGCGCTCGAATTCGCCTTCCTGCAATACCCGCAGCAATTTGGCCTGGAATGCAGGGGTGATTTCGCCGATTTCATCCAGAAACAACGTGCCGCCATCCGCTTGCTCGAAACGCCCTTTGCGCTGACTGACTGCGCCGGTAAATGCCCCTTTTTCGTGCCCGAACAGTTCCGATTCCAGCAAATTGTCCGGCAAGGCGGCGCAGTTGAGTTTGATGAAAGCGTTGTTGGCGCGGGGTGAATGGTAATGGATGGCGTTGGCGATCAGCTCTTTACCCGTACCGGATTCGCCGCGAATGAGTACGGTCGTGTTCCACTTGGCGACTTGCCGTGCTTGGTCGAATACGACTTGCATCACGCGGGTACGTCCGATCAGGTTGGCGAAACCGGATTCGCCCTTAACCTTGCGGCGTAGCGAATCGCGTTCTTTTTGCAGTTCCTGCTTGTCGCTGGCGACTTCGTTGGCAAGGACGACGTTTTGCCCGATCAGGTTGCCAATCATTTCGAGGAAACGGCGACGTTCGCCCAGCAAGTGCAGTTCGGCTGGCGGTTGTGCGGCTAATACGCCGACGATTTCATCACCACGGGCGCGGATCGGCACAGCAATCAGCGGCAATACCGGGTTGTATACACCGAGTTTGTCGAGAAAACGCGGTTCGTCGGCTAACTTACGGATAATGAGTGGCTTATCCATTTCAATCGCCAGCCCCATGATGCCTTCGCCCGCACGGTAGCGCACGTTTTCCACGGTAAGTTTGTCGGCACGGTGCAATTCCAGCAGCAATAAATCGCCGCTATCGCCGTCGAGTAGGCTGACCATGCCGTGTTCGAGCTGGCCTTCTTCGTGCAGTACGCGCAACACTTCGCGCAAGGTTTCTTTGAGGTTGAGGGAGCGGCTTAACACTTTGCTGACGGCGTAAATACAGGCAAGTTCGTCTTCCAGCAAGTTGAGGGTTTGTTGCAATTGCGCGTTGTCGTGGCTCATTCCATCCCCCCGTTGCTGGCTTTTAGGGGCAAGTTGACACGGATACGGCAACCGTTGGGGTAATCGGGGTCGATGCTGATGCTGCCGTCGTGGTTGTTGACGATTTCTTGCGCCATGCACAAGCCCATGCCGACATTGCCATTGCCGCGTTTCCAGCCGCTGTGGAAGGGTTCAAACACTTTCAGGCGTAGCGCGGGGGGAATGCCAATGCCGTTGTCGGTGATTTCTACGCTAATGCTGTCGTCGTGCAAACGGGTGTGAATGCGCAATTCGCGGTGTACCCGCCCGGCTTCGTGCAGTGCGAGCAGGGCATTGTCGAGCAGGTAATTGAACATACGCCGCACTGAGGCTTCATTGCCCATGAGCGCAGGCAGGACAGGTTCAGGTCGCCAATCGACAACCACGCCTTCGGAAAGCATCCGGTCAGTCGCAATAATCAGTAAGTCTTTGAGTACCTGATTGATGTTTACCAAGGAATACGTGCCGTGTTCGGCTCTGGGGATTGCCATGCGCATGGCATTGATGGCGCGGTAGGACGATTCCAGTACTTGTTGCAGCACCGGGTACAAGGCTTCGGTGGAAGAGGGCGGCATGACCAGGGCGGCTTGGATCACATTGAGCGGAGTTTCCAGTTGGAAAATCGCGCCTGCAAGGGTTTCGCGGATGCTGCTGGTGAGTTCTTGTTCTGCCATTTGCACTTTGAGGTGTTGGATGCGGGCGCGTTCCAGCTCGGCTTTGCGGGTAGTGATGTCGGTGGCAACCAACAGCAGGTAATGCCCGCCGCTGTTGGTTAGGGCGAAATAGTTTTTGGCAGCATCGTCGAGTTCTTCGACGTGGATGCCGGAGAGGGTGAACCAGCATTCGTTGCCATTGGGTGCGTCGAAACGGACTTGCACATCGTGGAAATTGTCGAAGGTTTCACCGTCGAGGGAGGGCAGGCGATCTTTAAGCGCGTCGAGGAATAGGTGGATGGGTTCGATTGCCCCGAATTCGACTTTGAGGCGTTTGTAGGCTTTGTTATCCATCAAAATATTGCGGTTGCTGTCGAGCAATACCACGATGGCGGGGGCAAGGTCGAAAATGGTGTCGGAAAGGATTTTTTGGTGTTTGAGTTGTTGTTCGAGGTTGTGGATCACCGATATGTCGCGGTGCATTCCGAGGAAATTGGTGATATTGCGCTGCGCATCCAGCACGGGCGCAATGGTGACTTCGGCGAGGTAGCGTTCGCCCGCTTTGTTGCGGTTAATCAGCGTACCGCGCCATTCTTTGCCGCTTTGGATGGTGCGCCACAGGGTGCGGTAAAGTTCCAGCGGGGTGGTTTTACAGGACAGTACCGATTCGTTTTGCCCGCAAATCTCGTCGCGGGAATAGCCGGTTAATTCCTCAAACGCGCTGTTCACGTAGAGGATATTGGCGCGGGTGTCGGTAATGGAAATCGCAACCGGGGCTTGCTCCACGGTTTCGAGGATGGCTTGCAGCGATAAGCCGGGGGTCACATGCTCGAATCCGGCAATGCGGGAGAGGTCGGCGTAGTGTTCGGCGAACGAGGTGCTTGGCTTGTGCATAACGGTTTCCACGGTTGCTGTGTTTATTGCGGTGCAATAGGCGTGCCAGTGGATGGGAATAGGGGATGGAGAGAAGATGGGCGACCAGCCGGTCGCCCCTACAAGCATTTCCACGTAGGGGCGACCGGCTGGTCGCCCTCTTCAATCCCCTCAATCGATATGTAGCAAATCCAACAATCCCTCACCTTTGTTACAAACCCCACCCCGCAAAATCCGCCGCAAACCCACGCCACGCAAGGCTTGCAGCGGCTGGCACGCTCCCTGCATTGCCTTTGCCACAGATGATTCTCAGGGAATGCGCAATGGAATATTTCATGATCTTGCTCGGTACGGTACTGGTGAACAACGTGGTGTTGGTCAAGTTCCTTGGCCTGTGCCCATTCATGGGCGTTTCCAAGCAGATTGATTCGGCGATTGGCATGGGCATGGCGACCACCTTCGTACTGACGCTGGCTTCGGTGGCGGGCTGGATGCTGGAACATTGGGTGTTACAGCCGTTTGACCTAGGTTTTCTGCGGATTTTGTCGTTTATTTTGGTGATTGCGGCGACGGTGCAGTTTACCGAAATGGTGATTAAGAAAGTGTCGCCTGCGCTGTATCAGGTGTTGGGGATTTTCTTGCCGCTGATTACCACCAATTGCGCGGTACTGGGCGTGGCTCTGCTGAATGTCCAGGAGCAGCACAGTTTTCTGCAAACCTTGCTGTATGGCTTTGGGTCGGCGGTGGGGTTTACTTTGGTGCTGGTGATTTTTGCGGGTTTGCGGGAACGGCTGGCGTTGGCGCAAGTGCCAGCGGCGTTTGGCGGGTTGCCGATTGCGTTCATTGTTGCCGGGTTGCTGTCGCTGGCGTTTATGGGTTTTGCGGGGCTGGCGAGCCAATAGGAAAGGGAGAAAGAGCATGACTGCGATTCTGATTCTGATGACCTTGGGGTTGTTGCTGGGCGGGCTATTAGGGCTGGCAGGCCAGTATTTCAAGGTGGAAGGCAACCCGTTACAGGAAGAAATTGAATCACTGTTGCCCGGTTCGCAATGTGGGCAGTGCGGCTTTCCCGGTTGCAGCCCTGCGGCGGAGGCGATTGCGAATGGTGCAGCGCCCGTGACTGCTTGCCCACCCGGTGGCAAGGCGTTGGCTGAAATGCTGGCGGGGAAACTGGGGGTGAGTGTTGACCTTTCCGGCGTGGCGGACAAGGGGCCGATGATTGCGTATGTGCATGAAAACTTGTGCATTGGCTGTACCAAGTGCTTTAAGCGTTGTCCGACGGATGCGATTTTGGGCAGTTCCAAGCAGATTCATGCGGTGTTTGCGGATGCTTGCACGGGTTGTGAGAAGTGCTTTGAGGTTTGCCCGACGGAATGTATTGAAATGCGCCCGCTGACGCATACGGTGCAAACGTGGTATTGGCCGAGTCCGGCGGTGGGTGGCATCGCCTGAGCCGTGCTACAATCTGGCGAAGTGTATCCGCCAGATTGAGGCTTGAGTGAATGATCACATTTCCCTACGGTATCAGCGATTTCAACCATATCCGCAGCAAAGGCATGTTGTATGTGGATCGTACTGCCTGCATTTCTAGGCTGGAGGCGGCGGGGCAGCAACTGGTGTTCCTACGTCCGCGCCGTTTCGGAAAATCCTTGCTGCTATCCACGCTCGCCAATTACTACGACATCAGTACGGCGGGTGAATTTGAAGCCCTGTTCGGTGGGCTAGCCGTTGGCAACAACCCCACGCCCGAACACAACCAATACCTGATCCTGCGCTGGGATTTTTCCAAGGTGTCGGGGCAAGGTGATGTGGAGCAGATTAAGCAGAATTTGTTCAATCACCTCAATGATCGCATGACGGATTTTGTGCAAAACTACCAAGCCTTGTTGAAATTTCCTGTGCGTATCCGCGATGACGACGCGCTTGCAACGTTGGAGTCCTTGAGCAGTGTGGTCAAAAACAGCGGTCATACCGTCTACCTGTTGATCGACGAATACGACAACTTTGCCAACGAAGTGTTGGTGCATGACGCAGGTAATACCAAACGCTACTACGACTTGCTGGAAAGCGAGGGTATCGTCAAAACGCTGTTCAAAGTGATCAAAGGCAGTGTATCCGAAGGCAAAATTTCCCGCGTCTTCATCACAGGCGTATCCCCCTTGGTGTTGAGCGACGTGACCAGTGGCTATAATGTCTCTACCAATATTTCGCTAGACGAAGACTTCAACGGGCTGTGTGGGGTTTCTGAGGAAGAATTAAGCGGATTGGTCAGCGAAGTCTTGCAGGATTGTGGCTTACCGGACACGCAAGCTGCCACAGTGCTAGACACGATGCGTCAGTTTTACAACGGCTACCGCTTTTGCGCGGATGCTAGTTTCCCCACCGTTTACAACCCTACCTTGTGCTTTTACTTTTTGCGAGCCTATCAAAAACGTTGCAAGCCCCCCGCCGAAATGCTGGATGGCAATTTGGCAATGGATGCCAGCCGTGTGCGTTATATCGCCAGCTTACCGGAGGGTGGCAATGTGATTGCCAATATCCTCGACGAACAAAACCCCGTGGTGTTGCCGTATTTAGAAACCCAGTTTGGGGTGGAGCAATTACACAAGCTGCAAACCGACCCGCGCTACATGGCATCGTTGCTGTATTTTTTTGGGGTATTGACCATCGGTGGCACTGCGGGGCCGTTGGAAGAGATGAAACTGGAAGTCCCCAACCGCGTCATTTTCGCGCTGTATGTGGAGACCTTGCGCGAACAGGTGTTGCCCGATTTGGCAGACCGTCGCCGCGTTGAAGCCCTTGCCAAGCAATTCTACCAAACGGCGGATTTGCACCCGTTGGCGGACTACCTCGAAACCAGCTATTTCAAAGCCTTCAACAACCGTGACTACCGCTGGGGCA
The sequence above is drawn from the Thiothrix subterranea genome and encodes:
- the nifA gene encoding nif-specific transcriptional activator NifA encodes the protein MSHDNAQLQQTLNLLEDELACIYAVSKVLSRSLNLKETLREVLRVLHEEGQLEHGMVSLLDGDSGDLLLLELHRADKLTVENVRYRAGEGIMGLAIEMDKPLIIRKLADEPRFLDKLGVYNPVLPLIAVPIRARGDEIVGVLAAQPPAELHLLGERRRFLEMIGNLIGQNVVLANEVASDKQELQKERDSLRRKVKGESGFANLIGRTRVMQVVFDQARQVAKWNTTVLIRGESGTGKELIANAIHYHSPRANNAFIKLNCAALPDNLLESELFGHEKGAFTGAVSQRKGRFEQADGGTLFLDEIGEITPAFQAKLLRVLQEGEFERVGGSKTLNVDVRVIAATNRNLEQEVRAGEFREDLYYRLNVMPIIMPPLRERLEDIPDLARFLVNKISNKQARPLDIGDSAIRALMHHGWPGNVRELENCMERAAILSTDGHIDQQVIRLTGLENQFPADDSGGGRDAKFCVSTGSAGNGKPKADLNDPDLDERERVIAALEEAGWVQAKAARLLNMTPRQIAYRIQILNIQVRQI
- the nifL gene encoding nitrogen fixation negative regulator NifL, yielding MHKPSTSFAEHYADLSRIAGFEHVTPGLSLQAILETVEQAPVAISITDTRANILYVNSAFEELTGYSRDEICGQNESVLSCKTTPLELYRTLWRTIQSGKEWRGTLINRNKAGERYLAEVTIAPVLDAQRNITNFLGMHRDISVIHNLEQQLKHQKILSDTIFDLAPAIVVLLDSNRNILMDNKAYKRLKVEFGAIEPIHLFLDALKDRLPSLDGETFDNFHDVQVRFDAPNGNECWFTLSGIHVEELDDAAKNYFALTNSGGHYLLLVATDITTRKAELERARIQHLKVQMAEQELTSSIRETLAGAIFQLETPLNVIQAALVMPPSSTEALYPVLQQVLESSYRAINAMRMAIPRAEHGTYSLVNINQVLKDLLIIATDRMLSEGVVVDWRPEPVLPALMGNEASVRRMFNYLLDNALLALHEAGRVHRELRIHTRLHDDSISVEITDNGIGIPPALRLKVFEPFHSGWKRGNGNVGMGLCMAQEIVNNHDGSISIDPDYPNGCRIRVNLPLKASNGGME
- the rsxA gene encoding electron transport complex subunit RsxA translates to MEYFMILLGTVLVNNVVLVKFLGLCPFMGVSKQIDSAIGMGMATTFVLTLASVAGWMLEHWVLQPFDLGFLRILSFILVIAATVQFTEMVIKKVSPALYQVLGIFLPLITTNCAVLGVALLNVQEQHSFLQTLLYGFGSAVGFTLVLVIFAGLRERLALAQVPAAFGGLPIAFIVAGLLSLAFMGFAGLASQ
- the rsxB gene encoding electron transport complex subunit RsxB produces the protein MTAILILMTLGLLLGGLLGLAGQYFKVEGNPLQEEIESLLPGSQCGQCGFPGCSPAAEAIANGAAPVTACPPGGKALAEMLAGKLGVSVDLSGVADKGPMIAYVHENLCIGCTKCFKRCPTDAILGSSKQIHAVFADACTGCEKCFEVCPTECIEMRPLTHTVQTWYWPSPAVGGIA
- a CDS encoding AAA family ATPase, which gives rise to MITFPYGISDFNHIRSKGMLYVDRTACISRLEAAGQQLVFLRPRRFGKSLLLSTLANYYDISTAGEFEALFGGLAVGNNPTPEHNQYLILRWDFSKVSGQGDVEQIKQNLFNHLNDRMTDFVQNYQALLKFPVRIRDDDALATLESLSSVVKNSGHTVYLLIDEYDNFANEVLVHDAGNTKRYYDLLESEGIVKTLFKVIKGSVSEGKISRVFITGVSPLVLSDVTSGYNVSTNISLDEDFNGLCGVSEEELSGLVSEVLQDCGLPDTQAATVLDTMRQFYNGYRFCADASFPTVYNPTLCFYFLRAYQKRCKPPAEMLDGNLAMDASRVRYIASLPEGGNVIANILDEQNPVVLPYLETQFGVEQLHKLQTDPRYMASLLYFFGVLTIGGTAGPLEEMKLEVPNRVIFALYVETLREQVLPDLADRRRVEALAKQFYQTADLHPLADYLETSYFKAFNNRDYRWGNELTIKTAFMSLLYDDMYYIMDSEAAVQRRYADLLMIIRPDQRRLAALQDFVMEFKYIKLKALGLTAEEVRAQSREALQQLPVVQAALQAALLQLKDYRRVLVEKYREPHRLHCLAVVALGFERLVWEVLA